The Oscillatoria acuminata PCC 6304 genomic interval TGTCAGCGATCGCCATCGGGTTAAAGTATGATCTCGATCGCAGGGTAGTCATGAAGGCGATCGCACCCAAATCGCATCCTTGCCGCCAGAATTGAAAGAATTATTTACGAAATCTCTTTAACCTTCATAAAAATTATGGATAGCAAACGCCCAAAACCTTTGGAAGAATTATTTGGTGATATCTTGTTTTCCGGCCAGATGACGCGGACCGATCGCTATCGTCTCCGGATGGCAATCTTACGAACCTCTCTGAGTGAGGAACATCAGGATATTATCAATCGCCTGATTTACAGCACGAAACGCGGCAGACTGCGAATCATGGATTAATATCATCCTCAATCTTGGGTGTCACGACTTCAGTCGTTCCCACCGGATCTCTGGTGCGTCAGAGAATCAGTTGCTCAATTGGATGCGTGAGCGTTCAAACTGACCCACGCACCCCAACGTTTTTCGTCTAAATTTTACCGATCGCACTTATTCAGGCGTTTTTTCCAGACTCTCTGGTACAGGGTCATATCCTCCCGGATGTAAGGGATGACAGCGCAACAGACGACGGAATGCCATCCATCCCCCCCGCCTGGGTCCAAAACGGTCGATCGCCTCGATTGCATATTGGGAACAAGTCGGCTGAAATCGACAAGTGGGCGGAAATAAGGGCGAAATTAACAGTCGATATCCTCGAATTAACCGAATCATTAGCCATTTCATAACTTAATCGAATAGAGAATTGCCAGGGTTTATTTATTTTGACTCGTTCTGGGACTCCCTGGGGATTTTGTTGACTCATTCCCTGCGCCAGCAGAGAAACTGGGTTTCTTCTTCAACCCTGTGTTCAAACCCATCAAATCGGGACTAGAAACCGGGTTTCTTCTCCTCAATCCCGGGAAGTCCTAAATTTTTCATGGGTTGGCGATCGCCCGATGACCGGAATCCCCTACACTCAGAGAAACCTTGAAGATGTTTTAGTCATTGAATTCTGTGTTGACTTTCCTATTCCCATTAGAATCCATTTTACCCCTAGGGTTACAAGTAGCAGCCGTTGGTTTGTGGTTGGGGTTACTCCTGATTGTTGCGGAGGGGTTGCATCGTTTTACCCAAACAGATTCCGAAGTGGTTCGCAAGGTCGTTCATATTGGCACCGGCAATGTGATTTTGTTGGCATGGTGGTTACAGATTCCCGGTTGGGTGGCGATCGCTGCTTCTATTATAGCCGGGGCGATTGCCCTAATTTCTTACAAATTTCCGATTCTCCCGGGAATTAATAGTGTCGGACGCCAAAGTTTAGGAACCTTTTTTTATGCCATTAGCATTGGCATCTTGGTGGCCTGGTTTTGGCCATTACAACTTCCTCAATATGCAGCAATCGGCATTTTAATCATGACTTATGGGGATGGTTTAGCCGCTTTAATCGGTCAGCGGTTCGGTCAACATCCCTATCAATTTTGGGGAGAAAAGAAAAGTTGGGAAGGGTCAGCTACAATGGCTGTGGTCAGTTTCCTCATCACAGTTTCTATCTTAGCCATCGTCGAGGAAAATCTGTGGAACATCGGGATAATTGCCCTTCTGGTGGCTGGGTTTGCGACGGTCTTAGAGGCTTTTTCTAAATTGGGAATTGATAATCTCACGGTTCCGATTGGGAGTGCGGCGTTATGCTATTTCTTGCATCAACTTTGGTAAGGAAGTTCCCTAGAAATTTCCTCTCATCTGGGGATTGTTGGGTCAACTTCTCCATAAAAAGAACCCCATCGGAAGGAATAAAGTAAGGATGGGGTTCTTTTTATGTCGTTCAACTAATTTCAACACTCAGTTTTTTTTACACTCCTGTCCTCGGACCTAGGATCATTCTTTTTCGCTATTCGGGTCACCATCAAAGGGTTGAACCCCGGTTTCTGGATATTTGTCATCGTTCGGTCCAAAGATTCGAGCGGCTGCTTCAGAGACGTGCTGGAAAAAATCACCAATGGTTTTTGAAAGATTCATGATAAAACTCCTCATCAGGTTTATTTAGGTTAACCGAGTCAGCGATCGCAATCCCTAGACCTCGTTACTTTTTACTTTACCTGAGTTCCCCAGGGAGCGGTCACTTTTGCAATATTTTTTAGGATAACTTATTAGTTCGCAATAGTTGAATCCAAGAATTAACCGGAATGGGGCGCTAGGATGGGTTTACAATTTGTTACTATTTAAACTCAGCAGAAATTCCTATTAAATTATAGCATATTTGTTGTTAATCCGCTCTTTTTTTCTCAACCCCGCTCCGAGGGATGCCTTGGGAGAAAAAATTAGTTCCGATATTTTTAATGAATTCCACCATAACCCCGTGCGGAAAAATTGCTGAAAATACCGGGAAATGTGCGCGATCGCTGACCTGAATCCTGGGATTTTTATCCGGACCCCGTGACATATTTTGGTAAATGCCACTATAATTGAACAAACCCCTCTGAGTAAGGAAGCTGGCACATGGCAACTGCCACTGAACCCAATGATCTCAATCCGCAACCCCTTTCCCAAGCGGGTAAAGACGGATCAGAACTGACTGTTGTCCCAGAGGACTACAGTCTGTTGACCGATCTCTATCAATTGACAATGGCCGCCTGTTACACCGGGGAAGGTCTTGACGGCAGAACCGCCAGCTTTGAGTTGTTTGTTCGCAAACTTCCCGATGGCTTCGGTTATTTAATTGCAATGGGGTTAGCTCAAGTCTTTGAGTACCTAGAGCAATTCCGGTTCACCGAGGTGCAGATTGCCAGTTTGCAAGCCACTGGAATTTTTTCCAGGGCCTCTGATAAATTTTGGTCACTCCTGGCCGATGGACGGTTTCAGGGTAATGTTTGGGCGGTTCCCGAGGGAACAGCAGTCTTTGCCAACGAACCATTGTTGCGGGTGGAGGCTCCTCTGTGGCAAGCTCAAATCGTCGAAACCTATTTACTGAATACGATTAATTATCAGACCCTTGTCGCGACGCGATCGGCGCGCATTCGCGATATCGCCGGTCCCGAAGCCTCGATTTTGGAGTTTGGCACCCGACGGGCCTTTAGTCCTCAAGCCTCGGTGTGGGCCGCACGAGCGGCTTTGGCCGCAGGAATGGATGCCACCTCGAATGTGTTGGCGGCACTCAAATTAGGTCGAAAACCTTCGGGAACGATGGCTCACGCCCTGGTGATGGCCCTGTCTGCGACAGAAGGGAGTGAGATGCAGGCATTTCGAGCGTTTCAGCATTATTTTCCCGGTTCTCCCTTACTGATTGATACTTATGATCCCCTTGAAGCGGCCCGGAAAATCGCCGATCGCCTCCAAGCGGGAGAAATGGAAGTGGGAGGAGTGCGTCTGGATTCCGGGGATTTAGTCCAATTGTCCAAACAGGTCCAAGAACTGCTTCCCGATGTCCCCATTTTTGTGAGTGGGGATTTGGATGAGTGGAAAATTGCCGAGTTGAAAGCCGCCGGTTGTCCGATTGATGGCTTTGGCATCGGGACTAAGTTAGTCACAGGGGCTCCGGTGAATGGGGTTTATAAGATTGTAGAGATTGATGGCGTGCCGGTAATGAAAAATTCTAGCGGCAAAGTCAGCTATCCCGGACGGAAGCAGATTTTCCGACGCTATCAGGATGGAAAAATTGTGGGCGATCGCCTGGGATTGGTCAGTGAGGCCGTTCACCCGGGTGAAGTGCCGATGATGCAGCTTTTGTTCAAAGAGGGACAGCAGGTTCATCCTCCGGAAATGTTGGAGGCGATCGCCGAAAGAACCAGGCATTCCGTGGCGTCGCTTCCCCCAGAAAGTCGCCGGATCAATCGACCCAGTGCCGCATCAGTGGAGATTTCGACTCCCTTACAAACCCTGACCGCAGAAACCTTACAAAATTATAAAATGTGAGTCATTTTTTCAAACTCTGACTATTTTCACCAATCTGGGTGCACCATCGGCGAGTTTTGTCTTAACCCTCAATTTCTGTTTTCCTGTGTGAGTGTTGAGCAATTTATTCATCCACCCGGGTGACTTTCATTCCTCAGCACTCTAGCCTTGATAGATTTTGTCGTTCTCACCCCCTCATTGAAAGATGATCACCCTTGCACTCTTTGGTACCAGTGCTGACCCCCCGACCAAAGCCCATGAAGAGATAGTCAGTTGGCTGTCTCAACAGTTTGATGCCGTGGCGATTTGGGCGTCAGACAACCCGTTTAAATCTCATCAAACTCCCCTGTCCCATCGATCGCAGATGTTGCAGTTGTTGATGGAAAACCCGGAAAATCCTCGGGATAATCTCTACTTTGATGCCGAACTCAGCCAACCCCGGACCTTAGAAACGGTGCGAATTGCCCGTCAAAAATGGCCCGAGGCTGAACTGTATCTGGTAATCGGGTCAGACTTGATCCCCCAGTTGCCTCGGTGGTATCAGGTGGAGGAGTTGCTCTCTCAAGTCAATCTGTTGGTTGTCCCACGACCCGGAACCCCCATTCAAGAACCCGAACTCGACCAACTCCGGCAGATGGGAGCATCGGTGGCGATCGCCGACTTGCATCTTCCCGATGTTTCCTCCACCGCCTATCGTCAAACCCAAACTTCACAGATTCTCACCCCCCCAGTTGCCCGGTATATCAAACGGGAAAACCTATACGCTTATCGGGATGTGAGCTAAACCAATGGCAGCGTCTTTGGGCCTTCCACTCAACTTTAAAGTGGGAGTCGATAATGCAATCTTCTCCGTCGATCCCGCACAAAATCGCTTGCTGGTTCTACTCGTCATGCGTGAAAGTGAACCCTTTCTCGGACAATGGAGTTTACCCGGTACTTTAGTTCGTCACGGTGAATCCCTGGAAGATGCGGCCTATCGCATTTTATCCGAAAAAATCCAAGTCCAGAATCTCTACCTAGAACAACTGTACACCTTTGGCGGACCCGGACGCGACCCCCGGGAACTTTCAGACTCTCAACCCTTGCGCTATCTGTCCGTGAGCTATTTTGCCTTAGTCCGGTTTGAAGAAGCGCAACTGATGGGAACCGGAGTCCGGGGGATTGCCTGGTATCCCCTGGATGAAGTGCCGCATCTGGCTTTTGATCACAATCGGATGGTTGAATATGGTCATCGCCGCCTGCGAAACAAACTAGAGTACAGCCCGATCGCCTTTGA includes:
- the yidD gene encoding membrane protein insertion efficiency factor YidD, translated to MKWLMIRLIRGYRLLISPLFPPTCRFQPTCSQYAIEAIDRFGPRRGGWMAFRRLLRCHPLHPGGYDPVPESLEKTPE
- a CDS encoding diacylglycerol/polyprenol kinase family protein gives rise to the protein MLTFLFPLESILPLGLQVAAVGLWLGLLLIVAEGLHRFTQTDSEVVRKVVHIGTGNVILLAWWLQIPGWVAIAASIIAGAIALISYKFPILPGINSVGRQSLGTFFYAISIGILVAWFWPLQLPQYAAIGILIMTYGDGLAALIGQRFGQHPYQFWGEKKSWEGSATMAVVSFLITVSILAIVEENLWNIGIIALLVAGFATVLEAFSKLGIDNLTVPIGSAALCYFLHQLW
- a CDS encoding nicotinate phosphoribosyltransferase, with the translated sequence MATATEPNDLNPQPLSQAGKDGSELTVVPEDYSLLTDLYQLTMAACYTGEGLDGRTASFELFVRKLPDGFGYLIAMGLAQVFEYLEQFRFTEVQIASLQATGIFSRASDKFWSLLADGRFQGNVWAVPEGTAVFANEPLLRVEAPLWQAQIVETYLLNTINYQTLVATRSARIRDIAGPEASILEFGTRRAFSPQASVWAARAALAAGMDATSNVLAALKLGRKPSGTMAHALVMALSATEGSEMQAFRAFQHYFPGSPLLIDTYDPLEAARKIADRLQAGEMEVGGVRLDSGDLVQLSKQVQELLPDVPIFVSGDLDEWKIAELKAAGCPIDGFGIGTKLVTGAPVNGVYKIVEIDGVPVMKNSSGKVSYPGRKQIFRRYQDGKIVGDRLGLVSEAVHPGEVPMMQLLFKEGQQVHPPEMLEAIAERTRHSVASLPPESRRINRPSAASVEISTPLQTLTAETLQNYKM
- a CDS encoding nicotinate-nucleotide adenylyltransferase; translated protein: MITLALFGTSADPPTKAHEEIVSWLSQQFDAVAIWASDNPFKSHQTPLSHRSQMLQLLMENPENPRDNLYFDAELSQPRTLETVRIARQKWPEAELYLVIGSDLIPQLPRWYQVEELLSQVNLLVVPRPGTPIQEPELDQLRQMGASVAIADLHLPDVSSTAYRQTQTSQILTPPVARYIKRENLYAYRDVS
- a CDS encoding NUDIX hydrolase; protein product: MAASLGLPLNFKVGVDNAIFSVDPAQNRLLVLLVMRESEPFLGQWSLPGTLVRHGESLEDAAYRILSEKIQVQNLYLEQLYTFGGPGRDPRELSDSQPLRYLSVSYFALVRFEEAQLMGTGVRGIAWYPLDEVPHLAFDHNRMVEYGHRRLRNKLEYSPIAFDVLPELFTLSELYQLYATVLGENFSDYSNFRAKILKLGFLSDTKMKVSRGAGRPAALYRFDAEAFAPLKDKPLVFI